Proteins encoded by one window of Dioscorea cayenensis subsp. rotundata cultivar TDr96_F1 chromosome 6, TDr96_F1_v2_PseudoChromosome.rev07_lg8_w22 25.fasta, whole genome shotgun sequence:
- the LOC120263056 gene encoding cysteine proteinase inhibitor A-like, translating into MAAPMLGGIKDLPENENSAEIDDLARFAVQEHNKKQNTLLEFMKVKRARVQVVAGNMYYLDVEVNNGGKKEVYEAKIWVKLWENFKELQEFKPVGDSSS; encoded by the exons ATGGCCGCGCCAATGCTCGGAGGCATCAAGGACTTGCCAGAGAACGAGAACAGCGCTGAGATCGATGATCTCGCTCGCTTCGCTGTACAGGAGCACAATAAGAAGCAG AACACTCTTCTTGAGTTTATGAAAGTTAAGAGGGCGAGAGTGCAAGTGGTTGCAGGCAATATGTATTACTTAGACGTCGAAGTGAACAATGGCGGGAAGAAGGAGGTCTACGAGGCCAAGATTTGGGTCAAGCTCTGGGAGAATTTCAAGGAACTGCAGGAATTCAAGCCTGTGGGAGACTCCTCTTCTTGA